From Bos javanicus breed banteng chromosome 5, ARS-OSU_banteng_1.0, whole genome shotgun sequence, the proteins below share one genomic window:
- the PRKAG1 gene encoding 5'-AMP-activated protein kinase subunit gamma-1 encodes MEAVPSSDSYPAVENEHLQETPESNNSVYTSFMKSHRCYDLIPTSSKLVVFDTSLQVKKAFFALVTNGVRAAPLWDSKKQSFVGMLTITDFINILHRYYKSALVQIYELEEHKIETWREVYLQDSFKPLVCISPNASLFDAVSSLIRNKIHRLPVIDPESGNTLYILTHKRILKFLKLFITEFPKPEFMSKSLEELQIGTYANIAMVRTTTPVYVALGIFVQHRVSALPVVDEKGRVVDIYSKFDVINLAAEKTYNNLDVSVTKALQHRSHYFEGVLKCYLHETLETIINRLVEAEVHRLVVVDENDVVKGIVSLSDILQALVLTGGEKP; translated from the exons ATGGAGGCG GTCCCTTCTTCAGATAGCTACCCAGCTGTGGAAAATGAGCATCTTCAAG AGACTCCGGAATCCAATAATAGCGTGTATACTTCCTTCATGAAGTCTCATCGCTGCTATGACCTGATTCCCACAAGCTCAAAACTGGTTGTATTTGATACTTCCCTTCAG gtgaagaaagctttctttgcTTTGGTGACTAATGGTGTCCGGGCGGCCCCTTTGTGGGATAGTAAGAAGCAGAGTTTTGTGG GCATGCTGACCATCACTGATTTCATCAATATCCTGCACCGCTACTATAAATCAGCCTTG GTGCAGATCTATGAGCTGGAAGAACACAAGATAGAAACTTGGAGAG AGGTGTACCTACAGGACTCCTTTAAACCACTTGTCTGCATTTCTCCTAATGCCAG CTTGTTTGATGCTGTCTCTTCATTAATTCGAAACAAGATCCACAGGCTGCCAGTTATTGACCCGGAATCAGGCAACACCCTGTACATCCTCACCCACAAGCGCATCCTCAAGTTCCTCAAGTTATTT ATCACCGAGTTCCCCAAGCCAGAGTTCATGTCTAAGTCTCTGGAAGAGCTACAGATTGGCACCTATGCCAACATTGCTATGGTCCGCACCACCACCCCTGTGTACGTGGCTCTGGGCATCTTTGTACAGCACCGAGTCTCAGCCCTGCCAGTGGTGGATGAGAAAG GGCGTGTGGTGGACATCTACTCCAAGTTTGATGTTATC aaCCTGGCAGCAGAAAAGACCTACAACAACCTAGATGTGTCAGTGACCAAAGCCCTGCAACATCGATCACATTACTTTGAGGGTGTTCTCAAGTGCTACCTGCATGAGACTCTGGAAACCATCATCAATAGGCTGGTAGAAGCAGAG GTTCACCGACTTGTAGTGGTGGATGAGAATGATGTGGTCAAGGGGATTGTATCCCTGTCTGACATCTTGCAGGCGCTGGTGCTCACAGGCGGAGAGAAGCCCTGA
- the DDN gene encoding dendrin isoform X2, with product MLDGQLFSEGPDSPRELQDEESGSCLWVQKSKLLVIEVKTISCHYSRRAPPRQLMDFQASHWLRGPQSRTCGPRPGSPEPPPRRPWASRVLQEATNWRAGPPAEARAREQEKRKAASQEREAKETERKRRKAGGARRSPPGRPRPEPRNALRVAHSAGLPAPSRPERLGSVGRPPRPSAQPQSNPGAAWAGPWGGRRPGPPSYEAHLLLRGAAGMAPRRRWDRPPPYVAPPSYEGPHRTLGTKRGPEPSQARSSSTCAPTRTEGGCAKKRLDPRIYRDVLGAWGLRQGRGLLGGSPGCGTDRPRLESGKGPAEKSLRLAAAGLKSGSDGHPQAKAAGSPGTVPAGSATATPSPPRPTPRSRPHPRGSGEGREGRDQTWLPKRWVPSIKKQPPRHSQTLPRPWAPGGTGWIESLGHRGEAGPETLEGWKATRRPHTLPRSSRGPARGEGVFVIDATCVVIRSQYVPTPRTQHVQLLPAGVPRLVGNAPSQPKPNKEEGEGAAVLPSPCRKLPLSSRPSLQPSEGRGLEAERGKPADSSLEERASRILGLPVGEVNLQDPPTQPGSPEHSALGPAASRGARGAEGSEKVASGTRRAGRGWARAPGPYAGALREAVSRIRRHTAPDSDSDEAAELSVHSSSSDASDTEASGASWRKERTGPPEGGKTAELSGNAREIVGAISKTEEVLYGARDITGTPQGNREQQ from the exons atgCTGGATGGCCAGCTCTTCTCCGAGGGGCCCGATAGCCCCCGGGAGCTCCAGGATGAGGAGTCCGGCAGCTGCCTCTGGGTGCAGAAATCCAAGCTGCTGGTGATCGAAGTGAAGACTATTTCCTGTCATTATAGTCGCCGCGCCCCTCCTCGACAGCTCATGGACTTCCAGGCCAGCCACTGGCTCCGCGGGCCCCAGAGCCGCAC GTGTGGGCCGCGCCCGGGATCCCCTGAGCCGCCGCCCCGCCGGCCCTGGGCCTCCAGGGTGCTGCAGGAGGCGACCAACTGGCGGGCGGGGCCCCCGGCCGAGGCCCGAGCCCGGgagcaagagaaaaggaaagcggCGTCGCAGGAGCGGGAGGCCAAGGAGACCGAGCGAAAAAGGCGCAAGGCTGGTGGGGCCCGAAGGAGTCCCCCTGGTCGGCCCCGCCCGGAGCCTCGGAACGCCCTTCGGGTGGCCCACTCTGCAGGGCTCCCAGCTCCCTCAAGGCCCGAGCGCCTGGGGTCGGTGGGGCGACCGCCCCGTCCATCCGCGCAGCCGCAGAGCAATCCTGGGGCGGCGTGGGCGGGGCCCTGGGGAGGTCGGCGGCCAGGGCCCCCCAGCTACGAGGCTCACCTGCTGCTGAGAGGCGCTGCGGGGATGGCCCCGCGACGCCGCTGGGACCGGCCGCCACCCTACGTGGCTCCACCTTCTTACGAGGGCCCCCACAGGACCCTGGGGACTAAGCGAGGCCCCGAGCCCTCGCAGGCGCGCTCCTCTTCAACCTGTGCGCCGACTAGGACAGAGGGAGGGTGCGCAAAGAAGAGGCTAGATCCTCGGATCTACCGGGACGTCCTAGGGGCCTGGGGTCTCCGTCAGGGGCGGGGTCTCTTGGGGGGATCCCCAGGCTGTGGAACAGACAGGCCAAGGCTGGAGTCCGGTAAGGGGCCCGCGGAGAAAAGCCTGAGGCTGGCTGCTGCTGGCCTGAAGAGTGGTAGCGACGGCCATCCCCAAGCTAAAGCCGCTGGGAGCCCAGGCACAGTTCCTGCGGGGTCTGCCACTGCCACCCCTAGCCCCCCGCGTCCCACTCCCAGGTCCAGACCCCATCCCAGAGGCTccggggaagggagggaaggtagAGACCAGACCTGGCTCCCCAAACGCTGGGTTCCCTCCATTAAAAAGCAGCCGCCCCGGCATAGCCAGACCCTCCCCAGACCCTGGGCTCCAGGAGGCACGGGATGGATAGAGTCCCTGGGTCATAGAGGGGAGGCAGGACCCGAGACCTTAGAGGGTTGGAAGGCGACCCGACGCCCCCACACCCTGCCCCGAAGTTCCCGTGGCCCGGCTCGTGGGGAAGGCGTCTTTGTCATTGATGCCACTTGCGTTGTGATACGCTCCCAGTACGTCCCGACCCCTCGAACCCAGCATGTGCAGCTTTTGCCCGCCGGGGTGCCGCGCCTTGTAGGGAATGCCCCCAGCCAACCGAAACCCAAtaaagaggagggagagggggccGCGGTCCTTCCCTCCCCTTGCCGAAAGCTGCCATTGAGCAGTCGCCCTTCTCTCCAACCCAGTGAGGGACGCGGGCTCGAAGCTGAGCGCGGGAAGCCCGCGGACTCCTCACTGGAGGAGCGCGCCTCCCGCATCTTGGGGCTCCCGGTTGGCGAAGTAAACCTACAGGATCCCCCCACGCAGCCAGGTAGCCCAGAGCACTCAGCCTTAGGCCCAGCGGCTTCGCGGGGAGCGCGCGGTGCCGAGGGATCAGAGAAAGTGGCGTCCGGCACGCGGCGCGCAGGCCGGGGCTGGGCGCGAGCCCCTGGACCCTATGCCGGGGCCCTGCGGGAAGCCGTGTCCCGCATCCGCCGCCACACCGCCCCGGACTCCGACTCAGACGAAGCTGCGGAGCTCAGCGTCCATAGCAGCTCTTCTGATGCGAGTGACACAGAAGCCTCGGGCGCCTCCTGGCGGAAAGAGCGGACCGGGCCCCCGGAAGGCGGAAAGACAGCCGAGCTGAGCGGCAATGCCCGAGAGATTGTAGGTGCCATCAGCAAAACCGAGGAGGTCCTCTACGGGGCGAGGGACATTACGGGGACTCCACAGGGAAATAGGGAGCAACAGTGA
- the DDN gene encoding dendrin isoform X1: protein MMERTDVALCHIPSCLGRRQGLLKPWGSGGTWVEGSIFKQEPSHRYSCRRAPPRQLMDFQASHWLRGPQSRTCGPRPGSPEPPPRRPWASRVLQEATNWRAGPPAEARAREQEKRKAASQEREAKETERKRRKAGGARRSPPGRPRPEPRNALRVAHSAGLPAPSRPERLGSVGRPPRPSAQPQSNPGAAWAGPWGGRRPGPPSYEAHLLLRGAAGMAPRRRWDRPPPYVAPPSYEGPHRTLGTKRGPEPSQARSSSTCAPTRTEGGCAKKRLDPRIYRDVLGAWGLRQGRGLLGGSPGCGTDRPRLESGKGPAEKSLRLAAAGLKSGSDGHPQAKAAGSPGTVPAGSATATPSPPRPTPRSRPHPRGSGEGREGRDQTWLPKRWVPSIKKQPPRHSQTLPRPWAPGGTGWIESLGHRGEAGPETLEGWKATRRPHTLPRSSRGPARGEGVFVIDATCVVIRSQYVPTPRTQHVQLLPAGVPRLVGNAPSQPKPNKEEGEGAAVLPSPCRKLPLSSRPSLQPSEGRGLEAERGKPADSSLEERASRILGLPVGEVNLQDPPTQPGSPEHSALGPAASRGARGAEGSEKVASGTRRAGRGWARAPGPYAGALREAVSRIRRHTAPDSDSDEAAELSVHSSSSDASDTEASGASWRKERTGPPEGGKTAELSGNAREIVGAISKTEEVLYGARDITGTPQGNREQQ from the exons atgATGGAAAGGACAGATGTCGCCTTATGTCACATTCCATCGTGTCTAGGGAGGAGGCAAGGACTTTTAAAGCCTTGGGGCTCTGGTGGGACCTGGGTAGAAGGAAGCATCTTCAAGCAAGAGCCATCCCACCGGTATAGCTG TCGCCGCGCCCCTCCTCGACAGCTCATGGACTTCCAGGCCAGCCACTGGCTCCGCGGGCCCCAGAGCCGCAC GTGTGGGCCGCGCCCGGGATCCCCTGAGCCGCCGCCCCGCCGGCCCTGGGCCTCCAGGGTGCTGCAGGAGGCGACCAACTGGCGGGCGGGGCCCCCGGCCGAGGCCCGAGCCCGGgagcaagagaaaaggaaagcggCGTCGCAGGAGCGGGAGGCCAAGGAGACCGAGCGAAAAAGGCGCAAGGCTGGTGGGGCCCGAAGGAGTCCCCCTGGTCGGCCCCGCCCGGAGCCTCGGAACGCCCTTCGGGTGGCCCACTCTGCAGGGCTCCCAGCTCCCTCAAGGCCCGAGCGCCTGGGGTCGGTGGGGCGACCGCCCCGTCCATCCGCGCAGCCGCAGAGCAATCCTGGGGCGGCGTGGGCGGGGCCCTGGGGAGGTCGGCGGCCAGGGCCCCCCAGCTACGAGGCTCACCTGCTGCTGAGAGGCGCTGCGGGGATGGCCCCGCGACGCCGCTGGGACCGGCCGCCACCCTACGTGGCTCCACCTTCTTACGAGGGCCCCCACAGGACCCTGGGGACTAAGCGAGGCCCCGAGCCCTCGCAGGCGCGCTCCTCTTCAACCTGTGCGCCGACTAGGACAGAGGGAGGGTGCGCAAAGAAGAGGCTAGATCCTCGGATCTACCGGGACGTCCTAGGGGCCTGGGGTCTCCGTCAGGGGCGGGGTCTCTTGGGGGGATCCCCAGGCTGTGGAACAGACAGGCCAAGGCTGGAGTCCGGTAAGGGGCCCGCGGAGAAAAGCCTGAGGCTGGCTGCTGCTGGCCTGAAGAGTGGTAGCGACGGCCATCCCCAAGCTAAAGCCGCTGGGAGCCCAGGCACAGTTCCTGCGGGGTCTGCCACTGCCACCCCTAGCCCCCCGCGTCCCACTCCCAGGTCCAGACCCCATCCCAGAGGCTccggggaagggagggaaggtagAGACCAGACCTGGCTCCCCAAACGCTGGGTTCCCTCCATTAAAAAGCAGCCGCCCCGGCATAGCCAGACCCTCCCCAGACCCTGGGCTCCAGGAGGCACGGGATGGATAGAGTCCCTGGGTCATAGAGGGGAGGCAGGACCCGAGACCTTAGAGGGTTGGAAGGCGACCCGACGCCCCCACACCCTGCCCCGAAGTTCCCGTGGCCCGGCTCGTGGGGAAGGCGTCTTTGTCATTGATGCCACTTGCGTTGTGATACGCTCCCAGTACGTCCCGACCCCTCGAACCCAGCATGTGCAGCTTTTGCCCGCCGGGGTGCCGCGCCTTGTAGGGAATGCCCCCAGCCAACCGAAACCCAAtaaagaggagggagagggggccGCGGTCCTTCCCTCCCCTTGCCGAAAGCTGCCATTGAGCAGTCGCCCTTCTCTCCAACCCAGTGAGGGACGCGGGCTCGAAGCTGAGCGCGGGAAGCCCGCGGACTCCTCACTGGAGGAGCGCGCCTCCCGCATCTTGGGGCTCCCGGTTGGCGAAGTAAACCTACAGGATCCCCCCACGCAGCCAGGTAGCCCAGAGCACTCAGCCTTAGGCCCAGCGGCTTCGCGGGGAGCGCGCGGTGCCGAGGGATCAGAGAAAGTGGCGTCCGGCACGCGGCGCGCAGGCCGGGGCTGGGCGCGAGCCCCTGGACCCTATGCCGGGGCCCTGCGGGAAGCCGTGTCCCGCATCCGCCGCCACACCGCCCCGGACTCCGACTCAGACGAAGCTGCGGAGCTCAGCGTCCATAGCAGCTCTTCTGATGCGAGTGACACAGAAGCCTCGGGCGCCTCCTGGCGGAAAGAGCGGACCGGGCCCCCGGAAGGCGGAAAGACAGCCGAGCTGAGCGGCAATGCCCGAGAGATTGTAGGTGCCATCAGCAAAACCGAGGAGGTCCTCTACGGGGCGAGGGACATTACGGGGACTCCACAGGGAAATAGGGAGCAACAGTGA
- the DDN gene encoding dendrin isoform X3, producing the protein MMERTDVALCHIPSCLGRRQGLLKPWGSGGTWVEGSIFKQEPSHRYSCRRAPPRQLMDFQASHWLRGPQSRTCGPRPGSPEPPPRRPWASRVLQEATNWRAGPPAEARAREQEKRKAASQEREAKETERKRRKAGGARRSPPGRPRPEPRNALRVAHSAGLPAPSRPERLGSVGRPPRPSAQPQSNPGAAWAGPWGGRRPGPPSYEAHLLLRGAAGMAPRRRWDRPPPYVAPPSYEGPHRTLGTKRGPEPSQARSSSTCAPTRTEGGCAKKRLDPRIYRDVLGAWGLRQGRGLLGGSPGCGTDRPRLESGKGPAEKSLRLAAAGLKSGSDGHPQAKAAGSPGTVPAGSATATPSPPRPTPRSRPHPRGSGEGREGRDQTWLPKRWVPSIKKQPPRHSQTLPRPWAPGGTGWIESLGHRGEAGPETLEGWKATRRPHTLPRSSRGPARGEGVFVIDATCVVIRSQYVPTPRTQHVQLLPAGVPRLVGNAPSQPKPNKEEGEGAAVLPSPCRKLPLSSRPSLQPSEGRGLEAERGKPADSSLEERASRILGLPVGEVNLQDPPTQPGSPEHSALGPAASRGARGAEGSEKVASGTRRAGRGWARAPGPYAGALREAVSRIRRHTAPDSDSDEAAELSVHSSSSDASDTEASGASWRKERTGPPEGGKTAELSGNAREIES; encoded by the exons atgATGGAAAGGACAGATGTCGCCTTATGTCACATTCCATCGTGTCTAGGGAGGAGGCAAGGACTTTTAAAGCCTTGGGGCTCTGGTGGGACCTGGGTAGAAGGAAGCATCTTCAAGCAAGAGCCATCCCACCGGTATAGCTG TCGCCGCGCCCCTCCTCGACAGCTCATGGACTTCCAGGCCAGCCACTGGCTCCGCGGGCCCCAGAGCCGCAC GTGTGGGCCGCGCCCGGGATCCCCTGAGCCGCCGCCCCGCCGGCCCTGGGCCTCCAGGGTGCTGCAGGAGGCGACCAACTGGCGGGCGGGGCCCCCGGCCGAGGCCCGAGCCCGGgagcaagagaaaaggaaagcggCGTCGCAGGAGCGGGAGGCCAAGGAGACCGAGCGAAAAAGGCGCAAGGCTGGTGGGGCCCGAAGGAGTCCCCCTGGTCGGCCCCGCCCGGAGCCTCGGAACGCCCTTCGGGTGGCCCACTCTGCAGGGCTCCCAGCTCCCTCAAGGCCCGAGCGCCTGGGGTCGGTGGGGCGACCGCCCCGTCCATCCGCGCAGCCGCAGAGCAATCCTGGGGCGGCGTGGGCGGGGCCCTGGGGAGGTCGGCGGCCAGGGCCCCCCAGCTACGAGGCTCACCTGCTGCTGAGAGGCGCTGCGGGGATGGCCCCGCGACGCCGCTGGGACCGGCCGCCACCCTACGTGGCTCCACCTTCTTACGAGGGCCCCCACAGGACCCTGGGGACTAAGCGAGGCCCCGAGCCCTCGCAGGCGCGCTCCTCTTCAACCTGTGCGCCGACTAGGACAGAGGGAGGGTGCGCAAAGAAGAGGCTAGATCCTCGGATCTACCGGGACGTCCTAGGGGCCTGGGGTCTCCGTCAGGGGCGGGGTCTCTTGGGGGGATCCCCAGGCTGTGGAACAGACAGGCCAAGGCTGGAGTCCGGTAAGGGGCCCGCGGAGAAAAGCCTGAGGCTGGCTGCTGCTGGCCTGAAGAGTGGTAGCGACGGCCATCCCCAAGCTAAAGCCGCTGGGAGCCCAGGCACAGTTCCTGCGGGGTCTGCCACTGCCACCCCTAGCCCCCCGCGTCCCACTCCCAGGTCCAGACCCCATCCCAGAGGCTccggggaagggagggaaggtagAGACCAGACCTGGCTCCCCAAACGCTGGGTTCCCTCCATTAAAAAGCAGCCGCCCCGGCATAGCCAGACCCTCCCCAGACCCTGGGCTCCAGGAGGCACGGGATGGATAGAGTCCCTGGGTCATAGAGGGGAGGCAGGACCCGAGACCTTAGAGGGTTGGAAGGCGACCCGACGCCCCCACACCCTGCCCCGAAGTTCCCGTGGCCCGGCTCGTGGGGAAGGCGTCTTTGTCATTGATGCCACTTGCGTTGTGATACGCTCCCAGTACGTCCCGACCCCTCGAACCCAGCATGTGCAGCTTTTGCCCGCCGGGGTGCCGCGCCTTGTAGGGAATGCCCCCAGCCAACCGAAACCCAAtaaagaggagggagagggggccGCGGTCCTTCCCTCCCCTTGCCGAAAGCTGCCATTGAGCAGTCGCCCTTCTCTCCAACCCAGTGAGGGACGCGGGCTCGAAGCTGAGCGCGGGAAGCCCGCGGACTCCTCACTGGAGGAGCGCGCCTCCCGCATCTTGGGGCTCCCGGTTGGCGAAGTAAACCTACAGGATCCCCCCACGCAGCCAGGTAGCCCAGAGCACTCAGCCTTAGGCCCAGCGGCTTCGCGGGGAGCGCGCGGTGCCGAGGGATCAGAGAAAGTGGCGTCCGGCACGCGGCGCGCAGGCCGGGGCTGGGCGCGAGCCCCTGGACCCTATGCCGGGGCCCTGCGGGAAGCCGTGTCCCGCATCCGCCGCCACACCGCCCCGGACTCCGACTCAGACGAAGCTGCGGAGCTCAGCGTCCATAGCAGCTCTTCTGATGCGAGTGACACAGAAGCCTCGGGCGCCTCCTGGCGGAAAGAGCGGACCGGGCCCCCGGAAGGCGGAAAGACAGCCGAGCTGAGCGGCAATGCCCGAGAGATT gagagtTGA